From the genome of Ovis aries strain OAR_USU_Benz2616 breed Rambouillet chromosome 5, ARS-UI_Ramb_v3.0, whole genome shotgun sequence:
TTCCCTCTCAAGTGGCCTGAACTACTCAGTGCTCCTCTTCAATGGACACCTTTCCTACTGGGAATGACCTCAATACAATACACTTACAGGTTCCTGATGTCTTGGTACAGACTGGGAACCTTCTGTAACGCCTTTAAGCCAAGCAGGTGTGCTGTTTCTGCTTCCAGAATTCCAGTTACAGGGAGTACAGCATCTGGCAGTTTACTGTTGGGTCTGCTCCAAGCCTTACACACTTTCTTCTGACCATGAACTGAGACGGGATTGCCTCAACTGCAAATACAGAGTACTGGAGACTTTAAGACGAAATTTACTCTTTCTCTCTTGCACAATAATCCTACAGTTGTTTGAGATACAGATACAGAATGTACCCAAGCCTttgtttctccaggcaaaaccTCCCTAGTTCTTTCCTTTATTCCTCACAGGCcaccattttaaattttcttagagAAAGCGTTTCCCAGCCCTATTCACAATGTTTCCCAAACATCTACAATGGCACCTGATATCAAATGaatgaggaaatgaatgaatagaagaagaaagggagggatgagggaagggaggagaaaatgacGTCCAAGATTTTAACAAAGCAGCCCTTTGAGGTTCTTCCTATAGTTAAACACCACCTTAACAGGACTTCACATTGATTTCTGATAGGAAGGAATATGGCACAGTGGAAAACACAGACTTCGGTGCCACACAACCTGCATCCAAATCTCAACTGTGTCACTTGGCAGCTATATGATGTGAGCATGCTACTTCATTTCCTGGGTCACAGTTCCTTCAGCTGGTAATGTTACATAGTTAGGCTGTCCTAGTATTACATAATCTCAGTGTTGTGCCTGACATATAGGAGGCATataggaatgaataaatgacactTCTTTCTCCCACAAACCAGGTATGTGTAGATAGTAGAGATTACTGTAACATTTACTCTGTGACAGTTCTGTTAACCCATTTTTCAGCTGGAAacttgaggctcagggaggcaaAATATGTTGCTTGGCTGGTGGCCGAGCCAGCGATAGTGGGGTAGTTGTCAGTGTGGCTCCAAGCCACAGCACTGGGCAAAGAGAGCCCTTTCGTCCTACTCACAGGTCAGACAGACCAAGGCTGTGCGGACAGACAGGTCTGCAAACAGCGCCCAGCTCTCTGACacctgggagatgatgatggggATGATGATCTCAGCTGGGACATGGAACTGGAGGGCATAGGTGAAGAAGATGCCAATGGAGTACATCAGCTTGACTGACTGGTACAACCTGTAGAGACAGAAACACAGCACATGAAATTCGATGTGGCTCCAAGGCAGGGCCATGCAGGATTTGCTCACTGCTTGGAAGCTGAGATTGTTAAATTACATCACTACCTAACTTCCACTGACTCAGCCTGACTTGTCAttagagccacttgggaagtttATTGAAAGTGCACATTCTTGGAGATTCTCATTTAATAGGCTTGTAACTCAGGAATCTGtgccttcttttttcttctgttttttttttttttaaggtatatcTGCATAGAATAAAGTTCACAGTACAAAGATCATATTCCCTCCCACCTTTGATTCCCAGTCTCCAGTTCTTCCCTCCACAGGCAATTCCTCTAACTATTTTCTTGAAGCCCCTCCAGAAATACTGTAGATACAAACTTATACAGAATGTAGGTACACATACAGAAGCACCCTTTATGTACcactgattttcttttgttcattaAAAATTTCTTAGATATTGTTCCCCATCAGTACacatatatctggctcttctatTTAAAAGCTGCTGATATTCCAATTGCATGGATATACtataatttgtttaatttttaagatatttttattggagtatagttgatttacaatgttgctttagtttcaggtatatagcaaagtggataaggtatatatatatatatatatacatatcccctctttttttttttttagattcttttcccatataggccattacagagtattgaattgAGTTCTCAGTGCTGTAAAGCAggttcttactagttatctatttttataatctttaacTGCTCCCCAATTAATAGACATTTAGATTTTTCCTAATCATCTGTCAGTAAACAATGCAGCAAAGAATATGCTTGTACATATACCTATGCACATATAGTATACAACCCCAGATGTAAAACTGCTGAGTAAAAGTATATGTGATTTAACATTTTGATAACTCtcataaaagggaaccctcacacATTGttgtaaattgatgcagctacTGTGGAAAGCAGTATACCAattccttataaaactaaaaacagaactaccatatgactcagtaattccactcctgggtatgtaactgaaaaaaattaatactctgattcaaaaagatatatgcactcccatgtttgtgtgaaagttgctcagttgtatccaactctttgcaaccccacggactatacaagccagaatactggagtggatagcctttcccttcccaaatcagggctcgaacccaggtctcttgcattgctggcagattctttaccagctgagccacaggggaaacccctatgtttatcacagcattatttacaattgccaagatatggaagcatcagatgaaaagataaagaagacatggtttatgtatataatggaatgctgtgctgggcttagctgctcagtcatgtctaactctttgtgaccccatggactgcagcctgtcaggcacctctgtccatgggattctccagacaagagtactggagtgggttgccatgctctcttccagtggatcttcccaaaccagggattgaatccaggcctcctgcactgcaggtggatctgagccaccagggaagcccaacaatactggagtgggtagcctatctgttCTCCACGGgttcttctgacccaggaatctatccagggcctcttgcattgcaggcagattctttaccagctgagttaccagggaagcccataatggaatgctactcaaccataaagaagaatgaaattctgccatttgcaacagtgtggatggacttggagggtattatgctaaagcgaaataagttagagaaagacaaatactgcaccagttcagttcagttgctcagtcgtgtcctactctttgagaccccatgaattgcagcatgccaggcctccctgtccatcaccatctcccagagttcactcagactcacgtccatcgagtcagtgatgccatccagccatctcatcctctgtcgtccccttctccttctgcccccaatccctcccagcatcagagtcttttccagtgagtcaactcttcccatgaggtggccaaagtactggagtttcagcttcaatatcagtccttccaatgaacacccaggactgatctcctttagaatggactggttggatctccttgcagtccaagggactctcaagagtcttctccaacaccacagttcaaaagcatcaattcctcggccctcagcttgcttcacagtccaactctcatatccatacatgactactggaaaaaacctgcctcttgagaaatctgtatgcaggtcaggaagcaacagttaaaactggacatggaacaacagattggttccaaatttgtacgtatgtcaaggctgtatattgtcaccctgcttatttaacttatatgcagagtacatcatgagaagcgctggactggaagaaacacaagctggaatcaagattgccgggagaaatatcaataacctcagatatgcagatgacaccacccttatggcagaaagtgaagaggaactaaaagcctcttgatgaaagtgaaagaggagagtgaaaaagttggcttaaagctcaacattcagaaaactaagatcatggcacctggtcccatcacttcatgggaaatagatggggaaacagtggaaacagtgtcagactttatttttctgggctccaaaatcactgcagatggtgactgcagccatgaaattaaaagacactgactccttggaaggaaaattatgaccaacctagatagcatattcaaaagcagagacattattttgccaacaaaggtctgtctagtcaaggctatggtttttccagtggtcatgtatggatatgagagttggactgtgaagcaagctgagtgccgaggaattgatgcttttgaactgtagcattGGATAAGAcacttgagaattccttggactgcaaggagatccaaccagtccatcgtaaaggagaccagtcctgggtgttcatcggaaggactgatattgaagctgaaactccaatactttggccacctcatgcgaagagctgactcactggaaaagactctgatgctgggagggattgggggcaggaggagaaggggacgacagaagatgagatggctggatggcatcactgactcgatggacatgagtttgagtaaactcggagttggtgatggacagggaggcttggtgtgctgcaattcatggggtcgcaaagagtcagacacgactgggcaactgaactgaactgaactgatgttatacACTGGAAACTTAtgcaacattgtacatcaaccatacctcaataaaaagaaataaaaaataaaattttgatagcTTTCGACGTATTGCTCATTTGTTGTCCGAGCACAATGCAGTGCTCCATCCTTGGAAAAACACAGTGTGTGAACACATGCTGGTTTGTGCCACTGTGTTTTGTAAAACTGACATTTCTATTATTAGAAGAGAGACAGGgcaatttttcaaatatataaattgttatttttgttttaatttgcctgTGAACTATTTGTTCACACCCATTACTTCTTCATCTTTTGCTTATTCCTTCTTTAAGGCTCTTCTGGAGAATTTCATCACCAGCCAGGCTCAGAGAAGGTGTGAGGTCCTTATGACACCTGATGCCCATTTTTTCCAGCTGATATCCCAGAAGGAAAGTGCCCTGTCCAAGGTAGTGGCAAACCAAATTCCCCAGAATAAGAACAGCATACTAAGTTGATATCTTACTGGTATAAAATAAGTCACAATTTCAAGGAAATTCCACATTAATTATCTCATCCAGTCATTACCACAACACAGTGAAATGGGTAGGACTggtgatatttttctcattttaccgCTGTGGCTTCATGGGAAATGAACCACCCTCCCGCCTCCCCCACCCCGACCCTCCACCCCTCCGACtcgcccccctcctcccccacggaccaccccccccccctcaTTCTACTGACTTCCAAAAGACCAAGGCTGTGGGGGAGAGTAACAATGATAGTAGCTAATACTCAGTGAGCACTTACTGCACACCAGACACTTTTCTAAGCGTTTTATGTATTTGAAGCCAATTTGCCCTCACAGTCACTCCCTAAGAGACAGTGTGGCAGTCATTTGAGCTGCTTAGCTGCTCACCAAATACCTCCGAGTCTTCCAGATACATGGCAGAATTTCACTTCCGTGTCCTCTGGAGTGAGGCATGGTCACTTGCTTTGATTGATGAAGTGTGAACAGAAGAGACAGGTCACTTCCAGAGAAATTTTAGGGCCTTCATGGTGAAGGGTGTGATTCAATGTGCTCTTTGCCATGGCAACCAATGAAGTTTCAGGGAGTGGCTGGTTGATCAGTCTGGGTCTTAAAAGTTGGGATGGTGCAGAGCTGAGCCCCAGCCATCGCATAATGGACATGTAGAATGAGCATACAGTTAAACATTTGTGTGTGTTCAGCCACTGAGATTCTGGAgtggtttattttgtttattaccAGAGCATAACCTATCCTGACTGATACAAATAGGCAAGAATATTACCCTTATTTTACTGAGGATGGAAATGAGGTCTGCAAGATTAGGtagcttgttcaaggtcacatgaGAACCAGGATCAAATCCCATTGCTCAGATGTAGAATCTATGCTCTTAAACACTTGGTTCTACTGACAGCTTAGTCATTCTGCACCTACTACTGCCAGAATAAGGACAATGGCTAATACTCGGTGAATGCTATACAGCAGTGCCCCAGATGTttcttggatgaatgaatgaatgagtaaatgaatgaatgattaatgCAAGAACTTCAGTCAAAGTTCCAAGTGGGGCACAGCAATGGCAGTCTAGGCCCGTTTCTGGAATTGGGGACCTAAGTAGTTGTCCATACACAGGACCCTCAATCACTACTTCAGTtatactttttgttgttgctgtttctgtTCCCTAAGCCCTCCCATTTCATTCCTGTTTGAAAGCCTTTGAACCACAAAGTCAGACAGAATTCAGTTTCAACTTCTCATGAACAACATGAACTGGGAAAGTTACTTACAGCCTTTTCACATATCAACTTCTTCACCTAATTCAATGGAGTTGATAATAATAATGCTAACCCATAGGGCtgttgagagaattaaatgagatgatacacaATGCCTGGATTATTAAATGTACCTGTTATTATAACACAGATACTAGCAGTCAATATTTTGTTGTTGATAATGACTCAAGGATGCCCCATTCTGCTGCTGAGGCTCAGACTCTGTgactcccctcctcttccccccaGTCCCAGATGGGCAGGGACGTACCAGCAATTGGGCAGGTTGAGGGTGATGCTGGCCTGGGTGTTCGACCCAAACTTCATGTAGCCCAGTGTCCCCAGGCAGATGTAGAGGACGATGACAAGGGACATCCCCAAGTACAGAACAAAGGAAAACTGCTGTGGATGCTTCATCTGGTTTTTGAGAGGCAGAACCTGGAGGTGAAAGGAGGTTAAGAAAGAAACGGCAGAAGGAGAGAACGCAGGTTTCCTCTCAAGGCCGGACACCCTTCTCCAGGTGGCCCAGAGTCAGGAAGGGTCCACATGCCCTTTCATCTCCTCCCACATTTTCTATAGCCAAGAGTGCCTCGTCTTCAAGGCTTGGTGTGAGGTACAGAGCAGGTGGCATCCTCCAAGTGGGGACTGACTTTCCCTTCTGCCATGAGATCATATTCTGCATTTTTCATAAGTACTACTATTTAGACACCTGGAACAAAGACTGGCTTCCATAGAGAGAACTGGGGACTCTCAAATTCCACACCCATCCTACCATGCCGACGCCTTCAAATGTGAAGATGGCTGTACCAAAGAACAGTAAGAAGGTCTTCCAGCTTGCCATCAAGGGTAGATTCCTGGGATCTGGAATCTcctaaaaggaagaagaagggcATTGGTTTTTCCAAGGCATAGAAGTCACCCCAAATCTGGTAGAGAGTTAGGCTTGCCTGACGTCAACAGAGAGTATTAGAAGCACCCATGAGAGATCTAAAGCTGAGTCAGCCTTCTCcacttttaaaaaagttacttCTTTTACACATAGCATACAATTTACCATGTTAAACATCTtgagtatacaattcagtggcattaagaacattcacactgttgtacaatcATCACCAATTCCATCTCCAGAACATTATCATCATTCCCAGCTGAAACTGTGCacccattaaataataactccCTATTACCCAGCCCCCCTGGAAATGCCTATTTGACTTTCTGTCTCTAAATTTGATtgttctaggtacctcatataagtgaacTCATATAATACTTCTCTTTTTGtgattgacttatttcactaagcatagtgtcctcaaggttcatccatgttgtaacatggaTCAGAATTTTACTCCTTTCCAAGGCATACATTATATGTGTTTAATTTTGATTTACCACATCTTTACATGGCAAAAGGAACCCAGGGAGGAGAAGGAATTGCCCAAGGCCACTCTACCAGTCGGTGGCACAGTCCAGATATGAATTCAGGTCCTGTGTTTTCCAGTCCTCTAACACTTCTTTCCCATCACTTCTCTCAGAGCTGTGAAGTACTGGCACAGCAGCTACCACCGATCGAGAAggaatgattattttaataagaTTCCTGTGGGCAGAATAATGTCCACATCATAATCCCTGGAACCTTGAGTATGTTACATTACTTGGCAAGAGAGAATTAAGTTTCTAGACTGAATTAAGGCAGCTAATCAGCTAAATTTAGTAAGAGATTagcctggattatctgggtgggcttGGTGTaatcactgctgctaagtcacttcagttgtgtctgactctgtgcgaccccagagacggcagcccaccaggctcccctgtccctgggattctccaggaaagaacactggagtgggttgccatttccttctccaatgcatgaaagtgaaaagtgaaagtgaaagtgaagtcttgtgaccccatggactgcagcccaccaggttcctccgtccatgggattttccaggcaagagtactggagtggggtgccattgccttctccggtgtaatcacaagggtctttTAAAGTGGAAGAGGGAATCAGGAGAGAACCAGAGAGACGGCAGCATGAGAAAGACACGGCCTGACAGTGCTGGCTTTGAAGAGGGAAGTGGGCCATGAGCCAAGGCCTGAGGGTGGCTTCTAAAAGctgcaaaaggcaaagaaacagattctccccaCAAGCTTCCAGAAAGAAATGCAACCCTGCCAGTGAGACCTCAAGAGTTCTGAGATAATTTTGTGTTAAGTTACTAGATTTGTGGTCATTtgtcacagcagcagcagaaaactaATATAACCCCAGAGactttcaaagaaatgaaaccGTAATAGGGAatttcacccactccagtgctcttgcctggaaaatcccatgggcggacgagcctggtaggctgcagtcgatggggtcactaagagtcggacacgactgagggacttcactttcactttttcactttcatgcattggagaaggaaatggcaacggactccagtgttcttgcctggagaatcccagggatgggggagcctggtgggctgccatctctggagtcacacagagtcggacacaactgaagcaacaatgccagtggaggtgatggaattccagttgagctatttcaaatcctgaaagatgatgctgtgaaagtgctgcactcaatatgccagcaaatttggaaaactcagcagtggccacaggactggaaaaggtcagttttcattccaattccaaagaaaggcaacgccaaagaatgctcaaactaccacacaattgcactcatctcacatgctagtaaagtaatgctcaaaattctccaagccaggcttcagcaatacatgaactgtgaacttcctgatgttcaagctggttttagaaaaggcagaggaaccagagatcaaattgccaacatctgctggatcatggaaaaagcaagagagttccagaaaaacatctatttctgttttattgactgtgccaaagcctttgactgtgtggatcacaataaactgtggaaaattctgaaagagatgggaatacagaccacctgacctgcctcttgagaaatctgtatgcaggtcaggaagcaacagttaaaactggacatggaacaacagattggttccaaataggaaaaggtgtacgtcaaggctgtatattgtcaccctgcttatttaacttatatgcagagtacatcatgagaagcgctggactggaagaaacacaagctggaatcaagattgccaggagaaatatcaataacctcagatatgcagatgacaccacccttatggcagaaagtgaagaggagctaaaagcctcttgatgaaagtgaaagaggagagtgaaaaagttggcttaaagctcaacattcaggaaacgaagattatggcatccggtcccatcacttgatgggaaatagacagggaaacagtggaaacagtgtcagactttattttttggggctccaaaatcactgcagatggtgactgcagccatgaaattaaaagacgcttactccttggaagaaaagttatgaccaacctagatagcatattcaaaagcagggacattactttgccaactaaggtccttctagtcaaggctatggtctttcctgtggtcatgtatggatgtgagagttggactgtgaagaaggctgagggccgaagaattgatgcttttgaactgtggtggtggagaagactcttgagagtcccttggactgcaaggagatccaaccagtccattctgaaggagatcaaccctgggatttctttggagggaatgatgctgaagctgaaactccagtactttggccacttcatgcgaagagttgactcattggaaaagactctgatgctgggagggattgggggcaggaggagaaagggacaaccgaggatgagatggctggatggcatcatggactcgatggacatgagtctgagtgagctccgggagatggtgatgaacagggaggcctggcatgctgcgcttcatggggttgcaaagagtcggacacgactgagcgactgaactgaactgaacttccataGCAGCATCATTGTGAAGATTTGGTGAGTTAATCAACATAAAGAACTTGGCACAAAGTAAACTGAATTCCTTTATCATCCATATATCCCTTGTCAACCTATCACTATTACAATTTTCATTGGTTACTTGACTGAGGTTTATCTCCCCAAGTGATTGTAGCCTCCATGAGAGCAGACAGGTCGTCAGTTTTACTTATCACTGAATCCCTTGTCCCCTGTACATTGCTTGGATCACAGAAGGTATCAATAACTATTTGTTGAAAGACCCATTGTTATCTAATGTGACAACgacagtgatgatgatggtgagtAGCTTTTATAGCCTGTGGGGCAGAAGAGTTCACAGACATCACTTGAGCAGGAGTTCACCTTTCTCGCTTTCATCTGCCCATAATGACAGTGTCTCAGAAGCCCTGGACTTTGACccttctgcagtggttttgggCACAGACCTGCATGATATACTGAAAGATCAGAGCCATGCTCCCCAGAGTGGTGATGTTGGCCAGCGTGGAGAAGATGGACAGCACCCTGAGGTTCTGGATAAACACCAGCAGGATCAGGAAGGGCAGGATCGTCAACATGTAGAAGCGAATGTCCACATTGGGGGTCAGCACCAGGATCTTCCTGGGTTCACAGGTTTTGGAGGTCACGTGGGCTTCTTCcaccatctgatgtgaaggacAATGAAAGGCAGTATAATTATAGCTGCTACATTAACAAAGGAAACCCAGTTAAGTTTCAATTTCAGATAATTAACAGATAACTTTTTAGTAAAAGTATGTCCCAGATAATATACAAAGATATACTTGTAGTGAAAACAAATTGCTGCTTATCTGAAATTTCAACTTAATTGGGTTTCCTATACTTTTATTTGTCACATTTGGCAATCCTAAACTGTAGTACCCATGATTGTGACAACCGGAAACCCTTAGAATCATCAAATCTCATGGCTGAAGCATCATTCTGTCATCTAGCCCAGCCTCTTCTTATGTACCAAATACAAATAGTTTTCTTTCATATATCCAGAGAACAGGAAATGATTACACAGGAGTATCTTCTTCAACTTTAGACAGTCCTGAAAGTTAGAAAGCTagaatttgagcaaaatctgtCTGAATATTCTATCCATAATGCTTgtcatagttttgactatttgAATGCACAAAAACAAGTATACTACTTCTATTTCATGAAGCCACGAAAGAATGCTATGATTGACTTGTAATGCCTGTTAGGAATTCAATGAAGGCAAGATTGCAACTTGTTTGCTTTAGTTATCTTCTACATGACAACCTTGAGATACCTAAAGAAAATCTCATCAACACTTCCAGGCTAAAAATTCTCAATTATTTCTGATTGGACATGACTGTAAGCCATCCTGGCTGCATTCCTCAGATGTTGCTTTGGCTTCCTATGATCTGTTTAAAGAGTGATTTCCAGGACAGAAAGAACTCCCAACCAAAGCCTAATTAGGgagtagcaatccactccaggactattgcctggaaaattcaatggatagaggagcctggtaggctacagtccatggggtcacagagttggacacaactgagcgacttcacttcaccatgATCCAAAAGCTTTACTTTTGCTAATGCAACCCTAGCAGCAAGAGGTCTGCTTTCGCCCACTCTGCCCAGAAGAGACCTCTTTACCTGTTGTAAACTGTCTGCCATAAACATAAAGTAAACACTGCAGAAGCCCAGTTGGGTGATG
Proteins encoded in this window:
- the SLC36A3 gene encoding proton-coupled amino acid transporter 3 is translated as MLKISLLARDNTSKPKYLDDGFKSLSESSSSITSERIHRAEEASGLSMMQTLIHLLKCSIGTGLLGLPLAMKNAGLLVGPVSLLAIGILTVHCMVILLNCAHHLSQRLQKTFVNYGEAMMYSLQTCPNAWLRTHSVWGRYTVSFLLIITQLGFCSVYFMFMADSLQQMVEEAHVTSKTCEPRKILVLTPNVDIRFYMLTILPFLILLVFIQNLRVLSIFSTLANITTLGSMALIFQYIMQEIPDPRNLPLMASWKTFLLFFGTAIFTFEGVGMVLPLKNQMKHPQQFSFVLYLGMSLVIVLYICLGTLGYMKFGSNTQASITLNLPNCWLYQSVKLMYSIGIFFTYALQFHVPAEIIIPIIISQVSESWALFADLSVRTALVCLTCVSAILIPRLDLVISLVGSVSSSALALIIPPFLELITFYPEDMNCITIVKDIMISILGLLGCVFGTYQALYELTQPINHSVANSTGVYA